Sequence from the Cucumis sativus cultivar 9930 chromosome 1, Cucumber_9930_V3, whole genome shotgun sequence genome:
AAAATAGGGTCttgtttgataatcatttaCGTGTTTCacctttaattttctaattttcgtTCTTTGGGAAGGGTTGTCAAAAACCCACGAAAAAAATAGacttaattgtttgaaaataaaaataaattaatattcaatGGGACCAAAATCGATATGAAATAGATCCGAACGTTAATAtagtatttatataaattcaaagttgaaatatattttcatggATTTTGTTTGAGTGTAGTATTTGTGAATGGGAAGTTCTGCAAGAACCCAAAGCTTGTGAGAGCAGAAGACTTTCTTTTTCGAGGGCTCAACATAGCTGGAAATACCATGAATAAACAAGGCTCAAACGTGACTCTGGTAAATGTAGATCGACTTCCTGGACTCAACACTCTTGGCATCTCTTTGGCTCGTATTGACTACGCCCCGTACGGACTAAACCCACCCCACACCCATCCGAGAGCCACAGAAATTCTCGTGGTTGTGGAAGGCACTCTCCTCGTTGGCTTTGTCACATCCAATCCCAATAAACTCTTCACAAAAGTTTTGAACAAAGGAGATGTTTTTGTGTTCCCTATTGGCCTCATTCACTTTCAATTTAATGTTGGACATTCTCCCGCTCTTGCATTTGCTGGACTTAGCAGCCAAAACCCAGGTGTTATTACCATTGCTAATGCTGTTTTCGGATCGGATCCT
This genomic interval carries:
- the LOC101218696 gene encoding germin-like protein subfamily 1 member 17, which gives rise to MITISVGFPSAAFLLVLQVTVFVASAFDPSPLQDFCVAADEPNSAVFVNGKFCKNPKLVRAEDFLFRGLNIAGNTMNKQGSNVTLVNVDRLPGLNTLGISLARIDYAPYGLNPPHTHPRATEILVVVEGTLLVGFVTSNPNKLFTKVLNKGDVFVFPIGLIHFQFNVGHSPALAFAGLSSQNPGVITIANAVFGSDPPISIDVLTKAFQVDNNVIHALMKQFKA